The following proteins are co-located in the Granulicella pectinivorans genome:
- the rpsC gene encoding 30S ribosomal protein S3: MGQKVHPYGFRLGINKPWKSRWFVERGYDKLLVEDVKLKAELREKLKAAGVSSVEVERPGNKLRLIIRTARPGIIIGRKGAEIDKLKADIQKRTSREVFIDILEVNKPELDAQLVAENIALQLEKRVSFRRAMRKSVDSALRFGCKGIKVRVSGRLNGNEIARSEWYLQGRLPLHTLRADIDYGFAEAHTTYGIIGVKTWVYRGDIYEQKKRREPVTTTGAF; encoded by the coding sequence ATGGGACAGAAGGTCCATCCGTATGGGTTTCGCCTCGGCATCAACAAGCCGTGGAAGTCACGTTGGTTCGTCGAGCGCGGCTATGACAAGCTGCTGGTCGAGGACGTCAAGCTGAAGGCTGAGCTTCGCGAGAAGCTGAAGGCCGCCGGTGTCTCGTCGGTCGAAGTCGAGCGTCCGGGCAACAAGCTGCGTCTGATCATCCGCACCGCGCGTCCGGGCATCATCATCGGCCGCAAGGGCGCCGAGATCGACAAGCTCAAGGCCGATATTCAGAAGCGCACCTCGCGCGAGGTCTTCATCGACATCCTCGAGGTCAACAAGCCCGAGCTCGATGCGCAGCTCGTGGCCGAGAACATCGCGCTGCAGCTCGAGAAGCGCGTCAGCTTCCGCCGCGCGATGCGCAAGTCGGTGGATTCGGCGCTGCGTTTCGGTTGCAAGGGGATCAAGGTCCGCGTATCGGGCCGTCTGAACGGGAATGAGATCGCTCGCTCCGAGTGGTATCTCCAGGGTCGTCTGCCGCTGCACACGCTGCGTGCGGACATCGACTACGGTTTTGCCGAGGCACACACCACCTACGGCATCATCGGCGTCAAGACCTGGGTCTACCGCGGCGATATCTACGAGCAGAAGAAGCGGCGCGAGCCGGTTACGACCACCGGCGCGTTCTAA
- the rplV gene encoding 50S ribosomal protein L22: MAKAVAAQPREFRAEAKFQRTSPQKARLVLDLIKGLRVEAAINAIHFSTKRMAPVIEKVLRSAIQNASYVSDEQGLDVDVDNLYVRTAIANEGPRMKRIRPAPMGRAFRYQRRLCHIIITVAEKGAVAEPKVVTPEPVKAVKGSPAKKTAKKVAAKKSAAKKAAPKKKAAAAKA, from the coding sequence ATGGCAAAAGCAGTAGCAGCACAGCCCAGAGAGTTTCGCGCGGAAGCCAAGTTCCAGCGCACCAGTCCGCAGAAGGCGCGTCTTGTCCTTGATCTGATCAAGGGCCTGCGCGTCGAGGCAGCGATCAACGCTATTCACTTCTCCACCAAGCGCATGGCGCCGGTGATTGAGAAGGTTCTTCGTTCGGCCATCCAGAACGCCAGCTACGTCTCCGACGAGCAGGGTCTCGATGTCGACGTCGACAACCTGTACGTTCGCACCGCAATCGCGAACGAAGGCCCGCGCATGAAGCGTATCCGCCCTGCCCCGATGGGCCGCGCGTTCCGCTACCAGCGCCGTCTTTGTCACATCATCATCACGGTGGCTGAGAAGGGTGCTGTTGCCGAGCCCAAGGTAGTGACCCCCGAGCCGGTGAAGGCCGTCAAGGGATCTCCTGCCAAGAAGACCGCCAAGAAGGTCGCCGCCAAGAAGTCGGCAGCGAAGAAGGCGGCTCCGAAGAAGAAGGCAGCGGCAGCAAAGGCTTAG
- the rpsS gene encoding 30S ribosomal protein S19: MSRSAKKGPFIDGHLMKKIDTMNATNDKKVLRTWSRRSTIHPDFVGHTIAVHNGRKFIPVYVTENMVGHKLGEFSATRTFKGHSGKATESSAKPK, from the coding sequence ATGTCACGTTCTGCAAAGAAGGGCCCGTTCATCGACGGTCATCTCATGAAGAAGATCGACACGATGAATGCGACGAACGACAAGAAGGTGCTGCGCACCTGGTCGCGTCGTTCGACCATCCACCCCGACTTCGTCGGTCACACCATCGCCGTCCACAACGGACGCAAGTTCATCCCGGTGTATGTCACCGAGAACATGGTGGGCCACAAGCTCGGCGAGTTCTCCGCTACCCGCACCTTCAAGGGCCACTCGGGTAAGGCGACTGAGTCCTCCGCGAAGCCCAAGTAA
- the rplB gene encoding 50S ribosomal protein L2, whose amino-acid sequence MPIKSFRPTTPTQRFATKLVNDDITTDKPHKPLLGVKPRTGGRNSTGAMTMRHHGGGHKQKLRLIDFKRDKYGIPATVATIEYDPNRSSRIALVHYADGEKRYIIQPIGLKVGQKIMSGPEADILVGNALPLKFIPTGTIVHNIELRPGKGAQMARSAGAQVNLIAKEGDYALLKLPSGETRKVLVDCMATIGQVGNTDHENVTIGKAGRNRWKGIRPSNRGVSMNPVDHPHGGGEGKTSGGRHPVTPWGQPTRGYKTRNNKRTDVFIVKRRTSGK is encoded by the coding sequence ATGCCGATTAAATCATTCCGACCCACTACGCCGACCCAGCGCTTCGCTACGAAGCTGGTGAACGACGACATCACGACCGACAAGCCGCATAAGCCGCTTCTCGGCGTCAAGCCCCGCACCGGCGGACGTAACTCCACCGGCGCCATGACCATGCGCCACCACGGCGGCGGTCACAAGCAGAAGCTTCGCTTGATCGACTTCAAGCGTGACAAGTACGGTATCCCCGCGACTGTCGCGACCATCGAGTACGATCCGAACCGCAGCTCGCGCATCGCGCTGGTGCACTATGCGGACGGTGAGAAGCGCTACATCATCCAGCCGATCGGCCTCAAGGTCGGACAGAAGATCATGAGCGGTCCCGAAGCCGATATTCTCGTCGGCAACGCACTTCCCCTCAAGTTCATCCCGACCGGTACGATCGTACACAACATCGAGCTTCGTCCCGGCAAGGGCGCGCAGATGGCCCGCTCGGCCGGTGCGCAGGTCAACCTCATCGCGAAGGAAGGCGACTACGCCCTCCTGAAGCTGCCCTCCGGCGAGACCCGCAAGGTGCTTGTGGACTGCATGGCGACGATCGGCCAGGTCGGCAATACCGACCATGAGAACGTCACCATCGGTAAGGCAGGACGCAACCGCTGGAAGGGCATCCGTCCTTCGAACCGTGGTGTGTCGATGAACCCCGTCGATCACCCGCACGGTGGTGGTGAAGGTAAGACCTCGGGCGGTCGTCACCCGGTTACCCCCTGGGGCCAGCCGACGCGTGGATACAAGACCCGCAACAACAAGCGGACCGATGTGTTCATCGTCAAGCGTCGCACCAGCGGTAAGTAA
- a CDS encoding 50S ribosomal protein L23, with amino-acid sequence MPTLYTVIRRPLITEKGMTVKEVQNTLVFEVALKATKTEVKQAVETLFKVKVHGVRTATVEGKERRRGKFAGYRPDWKKAYVRLKEGEKMPEYLNSL; translated from the coding sequence ATGCCAACCCTCTATACCGTCATTCGTCGTCCCCTCATCACCGAGAAGGGCATGACCGTCAAGGAAGTCCAGAACACGCTTGTCTTCGAAGTTGCCCTTAAGGCTACCAAGACCGAAGTCAAGCAGGCCGTCGAGACCCTGTTCAAGGTCAAGGTTCACGGTGTGCGCACCGCGACCGTCGAAGGCAAGGAGCGTCGCCGTGGCAAGTTTGCCGGCTACCGCCCCGACTGGAAGAAAGCCTATGTTCGCCTGAAGGAAGGCGAAAAGATGCCCGAGTACCTCAACAGCCTGTAA
- the rplD gene encoding 50S ribosomal protein L4 — translation MANINVVNLSGEKVADFELHDIFSGEVNDGLLWEAVKHYRAALRQGTAATKTRNRVSGAGKKLWKQKGTGRARVGSIRTPLWRGGGTVHGPQPRSYDYQFPKKKLFGALRSAIAAKISEGKLTIVDTLVASEGKTKLYSTALTKLKTGKTTLLVESSQKLDEKLYLGSRNLAGVELVLSSEVHPYDLLRYESAVFSKDAFEAIQDTLAKNTSKRKLEKEVA, via the coding sequence ATGGCAAACATCAATGTAGTCAATCTCAGCGGGGAGAAGGTCGCGGATTTCGAACTCCACGACATCTTCAGCGGAGAAGTGAACGACGGCCTGCTCTGGGAGGCGGTCAAGCACTACCGTGCTGCCCTCCGTCAGGGTACTGCCGCAACCAAGACCCGCAACCGCGTCTCCGGTGCCGGCAAGAAGCTTTGGAAGCAGAAGGGCACGGGCCGCGCCCGCGTCGGGTCCATCCGCACGCCGCTCTGGCGTGGTGGTGGTACGGTTCACGGACCTCAGCCCCGCAGCTATGACTACCAGTTTCCCAAGAAGAAGCTCTTCGGCGCCCTGCGTTCCGCGATCGCCGCGAAGATCTCCGAGGGCAAGCTGACCATCGTCGACACGCTGGTCGCCTCTGAGGGCAAGACCAAGCTCTACTCGACAGCGCTGACCAAGCTGAAGACCGGCAAAACCACCCTGCTGGTTGAATCCAGCCAGAAGCTCGACGAGAAGCTGTACCTCGGTTCGCGCAACCTGGCCGGTGTGGAGCTGGTGCTGAGCTCGGAAGTGCACCCCTACGATCTGCTCCGCTATGAGAGCGCCGTGTTCTCCAAGGATGCCTTCGAGGCGATCCAGGACACGCTCGCCAAGAACACTTCGAAGCGCAAGCTCGAGAAGGAGGTTGCATAA
- the rplC gene encoding 50S ribosomal protein L3 yields MSVAGILGKKIGMTQIFDERGDVHPVTVLKAGPCVITQLKTIAKDGYDAAQIGYVDFVKASKVNKAMTGHFAKSNVPPVKMIKEVAVDSTGEAKAGDRILVDIFNDERFVDVIGTSKGRGFAGVIRRHGFGGGPKSHGHMFQVQGSIGASSFPSRVFPGQRMPGHMGAAQITVRNLRIRGIDLEDNLILVEGAVPGPRDGFVLISKAKAPPRERRGFAGAATKDALKASKKAAPSKKK; encoded by the coding sequence ATGTCCGTAGCAGGAATCCTCGGTAAGAAAATTGGCATGACCCAGATCTTCGACGAGCGCGGCGATGTTCATCCCGTGACCGTTCTGAAGGCTGGCCCGTGCGTCATCACGCAGCTCAAGACCATCGCGAAGGATGGCTACGATGCCGCCCAGATCGGCTATGTCGATTTCGTGAAGGCATCGAAGGTTAACAAGGCGATGACCGGTCACTTCGCAAAGTCGAACGTGCCGCCCGTCAAGATGATCAAGGAAGTCGCCGTCGATTCGACCGGAGAGGCTAAGGCCGGCGATCGCATCCTCGTTGATATCTTCAACGATGAGCGCTTCGTCGATGTCATCGGCACCTCGAAGGGCCGCGGCTTTGCCGGCGTCATTCGCCGCCACGGCTTCGGCGGCGGACCCAAGTCGCACGGTCACATGTTCCAGGTGCAGGGCTCGATCGGCGCTTCGTCGTTCCCCTCGCGCGTCTTCCCTGGTCAGCGTATGCCTGGTCACATGGGCGCCGCGCAGATCACGGTTCGCAACCTCCGCATCCGCGGCATCGACCTCGAGGACAACCTGATCCTCGTCGAAGGCGCGGTACCGGGACCGCGTGATGGTTTCGTGCTGATTTCGAAGGCGAAGGCTCCGCCGCGTGAGCGTCGTGGATTCGCCGGTGCCGCCACGAAGGATGCTCTCAAGGCTTCCAAAAAGGCTGCTCCGTCCAAGAAGAAGTAA
- the rpsJ gene encoding 30S ribosomal protein S10, with the protein MAGQRIRIRLKAYDYRVLDTSTGEIVETAKRTGAQVAGPIPLPTMKNKYCVLRSPHVDKKSREAFEIRTHKRLIDILEPTQQTVDALMKLDLPAGVDVEIKTVQK; encoded by the coding sequence ATGGCTGGACAGAGAATTCGTATCCGTTTGAAGGCGTACGACTACCGCGTACTCGACACGAGCACCGGTGAGATCGTCGAGACGGCCAAGCGCACCGGAGCCCAGGTTGCCGGCCCGATTCCCCTTCCCACGATGAAGAACAAGTATTGCGTTCTGCGTTCGCCCCACGTCGACAAGAAGTCGCGCGAGGCCTTCGAGATCCGCACGCACAAGCGCCTGATCGACATCCTGGAGCCCACGCAGCAGACGGTGGATGCCCTGATGAAGCTCGATCTGCCCGCCGGTGTCGACGTCGAGATCAAAACGGTTCAGAAGTAA
- the tuf gene encoding elongation factor Tu: MGKEKFDRSKPHVNIGTVGHIDHGKTTLTAAITKVLSKHNPNNTFRSFDTIDNAPEERERGITIATSHVEYETPNRHYAHVDCPGHADYIKNMITGAAQMDGAILVVAATDGPMPQTKEHVLLARQVGVPYIVVFLNKCDAVEDEELIELVEMEVRELLDKYEYPGDDTPIIRGSALGALNGEPQWEAKIDELMAAVDKYIPQPERAVDLAFLMPIEDIFSISGRGTVVTGRIERGKIKVGEACQIVGFRDTQNTVCTGVEMFKKQLDEGLAGDNAGLLLRGIAKEDVERGMVLAKPNSITPHTEFKGEIYVLSKEEGGRHTPFFNGYRPQFYFRTTDVTGSAKLPAGIEMVMPGDNVQLEITLHTPVAMEKGLRFAIREGGRTVGAGTISEIIK, encoded by the coding sequence ATGGGTAAGGAAAAGTTTGACCGGTCGAAACCGCACGTCAACATTGGCACCGTTGGTCACATCGATCACGGCAAAACGACGCTGACGGCAGCGATCACGAAGGTTCTTTCGAAGCACAACCCGAACAACACCTTCCGTTCGTTCGACACGATCGACAACGCTCCGGAAGAGCGTGAGCGCGGTATCACGATCGCGACCTCGCACGTGGAGTACGAGACGCCGAACCGTCACTATGCGCACGTCGACTGCCCGGGCCACGCCGATTACATCAAGAACATGATCACCGGTGCGGCACAGATGGACGGCGCGATCCTGGTGGTTGCCGCGACCGACGGTCCGATGCCTCAGACGAAGGAGCACGTTCTGCTCGCTCGCCAGGTTGGCGTTCCGTACATCGTGGTGTTCCTGAACAAGTGCGACGCCGTCGAAGACGAAGAGCTGATTGAGCTGGTCGAGATGGAAGTCCGCGAGCTTCTGGACAAGTATGAGTATCCTGGCGACGACACCCCGATCATCCGTGGTTCGGCTCTGGGCGCGCTGAACGGCGAGCCCCAGTGGGAAGCGAAGATCGACGAGCTGATGGCTGCGGTCGACAAGTACATCCCGCAGCCGGAGCGCGCGGTGGACCTGGCGTTCCTGATGCCGATCGAAGACATCTTCTCGATCTCGGGTCGTGGAACCGTGGTGACGGGCCGTATCGAGCGCGGCAAGATCAAGGTGGGCGAGGCCTGCCAGATCGTTGGATTCCGCGACACGCAGAACACGGTTTGCACCGGCGTCGAGATGTTCAAGAAGCAGCTTGACGAGGGTCTTGCCGGTGATAACGCGGGTCTGTTGCTCCGCGGTATCGCGAAGGAAGACGTGGAGCGCGGCATGGTTCTGGCCAAGCCGAACTCGATCACGCCGCACACCGAGTTCAAGGGTGAGATCTATGTGCTGTCGAAGGAAGAGGGTGGACGTCACACTCCGTTCTTCAACGGCTACCGTCCTCAGTTCTACTTCCGTACCACCGACGTGACGGGTTCGGCGAAGCTGCCGGCCGGTATCGAGATGGTGATGCCGGGCGATAACGTGCAGCTCGAGATTACGCTGCACACGCCGGTTGCGATGGAGAAGGGTCTGCGCTTTGCGATCCGCGAAGGCGGACGCACGGTCGGAGCCGGTACGATCTCCGAGATCATCAAGTAA
- the fusA gene encoding elongation factor G → MARTITLDKCRNIGIMAHIDAGKTTTTERILFYTGVNHRIGEVHEGTATMDWMEQEQERGITITSAATTCQWNGIRINIIDTPGHVDFTAEVERSLRVLDGAVACFDAVAGVQPQSETVWRQADKYKVPRICFINKMDKAGADAVYATSTIVDRLGARAIPINIQIGAEAKFLGVVDLVTMKAIYWHDETMGAEYSVEEIPADLLDKAKEARQVLIEAVADSDDEIMNLYLEGEEPTEAQLKAGIRKATIAMNIFPVLCGSSFKNKGVQTLLDAVVAYLPSPLDIPPMVGHDPENMEVEIIRKPEDSEPLSALGFKIMTDPFVGQLIFIRVYSGTLKTGDSVLNPRTRKTERIGRLLKMHANKREEITEILAGDICAAVGLKNLITGDTICSDKNPVVLESIDFPKPVIEVAVEPKTKADQEKMGMALAKLAQEDPTFNVRTDIDSGQTIIAGMGELHLEIIVDRMMREYKVEANVGKPQVNYRETIRSNAEAEGKYIRQTGGSGNYGHAKIRISPNEPGKGYEFTNDTKGGTVPKEYIKPIDQGIQEAMQGGILAGYEMVDIKVSLYDGSYHDVDSNEMAFKIAGSMAFKEAARKAKPVLLEPVMSVEVTVPEDYMGTIIGDLNSRRGRIEGMEMVGNTQAIRATVPLSTMFGYATHMRGATQGRANYSMQFKQYEEAPRSVSEEIIAKVQGKEPK, encoded by the coding sequence GTGGCACGCACTATCACTCTCGACAAATGCCGCAACATTGGCATCATGGCTCACATCGACGCCGGCAAGACGACGACGACCGAGCGCATCCTCTTCTATACGGGCGTCAACCACCGTATCGGCGAGGTGCACGAGGGCACCGCGACCATGGACTGGATGGAGCAGGAGCAGGAGCGTGGTATCACCATCACCTCCGCTGCGACCACCTGTCAGTGGAACGGCATCCGCATCAACATCATCGATACTCCGGGTCACGTGGACTTCACCGCTGAGGTGGAGCGTTCGCTCCGCGTGCTTGACGGGGCGGTCGCCTGCTTCGACGCGGTTGCCGGTGTGCAGCCCCAGTCGGAGACGGTCTGGCGCCAGGCCGACAAGTACAAGGTTCCCCGTATCTGCTTCATCAACAAGATGGACAAGGCCGGTGCGGATGCCGTCTATGCGACCTCGACGATCGTCGACCGCCTGGGCGCGCGTGCGATTCCGATCAACATCCAGATTGGTGCCGAGGCCAAGTTCCTCGGAGTCGTCGATCTCGTCACGATGAAGGCCATCTACTGGCACGATGAGACCATGGGCGCCGAGTACTCGGTGGAAGAGATTCCCGCCGACCTGCTCGACAAGGCCAAGGAAGCCCGTCAGGTGCTGATCGAGGCTGTTGCCGACTCCGACGACGAGATCATGAACCTGTACCTGGAGGGCGAGGAGCCCACCGAGGCTCAGCTCAAGGCCGGTATCCGCAAGGCCACCATCGCGATGAACATCTTCCCGGTGCTGTGCGGTTCGTCGTTCAAGAACAAGGGCGTGCAGACGCTGCTCGACGCGGTTGTGGCGTACCTGCCCAGCCCGCTCGACATCCCTCCCATGGTCGGACACGATCCTGAGAACATGGAAGTGGAGATCATCCGCAAGCCCGAAGACTCCGAGCCGCTTTCGGCTCTGGGCTTCAAGATCATGACTGACCCGTTCGTCGGCCAGCTGATCTTCATCCGCGTCTACTCGGGTACGTTGAAGACCGGGGACTCGGTGCTGAATCCGCGTACCCGCAAGACGGAGCGTATCGGCCGTTTGCTGAAGATGCACGCCAACAAGCGTGAAGAGATCACGGAGATCCTCGCGGGCGATATCTGCGCCGCGGTTGGATTGAAGAACCTCATCACGGGCGACACGATCTGCTCGGACAAGAATCCCGTCGTGCTTGAGTCCATCGACTTTCCGAAGCCCGTTATCGAGGTTGCGGTGGAGCCGAAGACCAAGGCCGATCAGGAGAAGATGGGTATGGCCCTCGCGAAGCTCGCGCAGGAAGATCCCACCTTCAACGTCCGCACAGACATCGATTCGGGCCAGACGATCATTGCGGGTATGGGCGAACTGCACCTTGAGATCATCGTCGACCGCATGATGCGCGAGTACAAGGTCGAGGCCAACGTCGGCAAGCCGCAGGTGAACTACCGCGAGACGATCCGCTCGAACGCCGAGGCGGAAGGCAAGTACATTCGTCAGACCGGTGGTTCGGGTAACTACGGCCACGCCAAGATTCGCATCTCCCCCAATGAGCCGGGGAAGGGATACGAGTTCACCAACGATACCAAGGGCGGAACGGTTCCGAAGGAATACATTAAGCCGATCGACCAGGGTATTCAGGAAGCCATGCAGGGCGGAATCCTTGCCGGTTACGAGATGGTGGACATCAAGGTGTCGCTGTATGACGGAAGCTACCACGACGTCGACTCGAACGAAATGGCATTCAAGATCGCCGGTTCGATGGCGTTCAAGGAAGCCGCACGCAAGGCCAAGCCTGTGCTGCTCGAGCCGGTGATGTCGGTCGAAGTGACCGTGCCCGAAGACTATATGGGTACGATCATCGGCGATCTGAACAGCCGCCGCGGCCGTATCGAAGGCATGGAGATGGTTGGCAACACGCAGGCCATCCGTGCGACGGTGCCGCTGTCCACGATGTTCGGTTACGCCACGCACATGCGCGGCGCGACGCAGGGACGTGCGAACTACTCGATGCAGTTCAAGCAGTACGAAGAGGCTCCGCGTTCGGTTTCGGAAGAGATCATCGCCAAGGTTCAGGGTAAGGAACCGAAGTAA
- the rpsG gene encoding 30S ribosomal protein S7: MPRKGYIAKREVSPDPVYNSTLVTKFVNSMMWGGKKSTAQGIFYTAMTNLEQKGGDEALKLFKKAIENCKPLLEVKSRRVGGANYQVPIEVLPERRTSLAIRWLVTYGRARGEKGMVDKLTAELLDAANGRGAAMKKKEDVHRMAEANKAFAHYRW; the protein is encoded by the coding sequence ATGCCCCGTAAAGGTTATATCGCCAAGCGTGAAGTTTCCCCCGACCCGGTTTACAACTCGACCCTGGTCACCAAGTTCGTGAACTCGATGATGTGGGGCGGCAAGAAGTCGACAGCCCAGGGCATCTTCTACACCGCCATGACCAACCTCGAGCAGAAGGGTGGCGATGAAGCCCTCAAGCTGTTCAAGAAGGCGATCGAGAACTGCAAGCCGCTTCTGGAAGTGAAGAGCCGCCGCGTCGGCGGTGCGAACTACCAGGTGCCGATCGAAGTGCTGCCGGAGCGCCGCACGTCGCTGGCGATCCGCTGGCTGGTGACCTATGGTCGCGCCCGTGGCGAAAAGGGCATGGTCGACAAGTTGACCGCAGAGCTGCTCGATGCCGCCAACGGCCGTGGTGCCGCAATGAAGAAGAAGGAAGATGTCCACCGTATGGCCGAAGCCAACAAGGCGTTCGCTCACTACCGCTGGTAA
- the rpsL gene encoding 30S ribosomal protein S12, with protein MPTFHQLVKQGRTPTRYKTASPALQGSPQRRGVCTRVYTQTPKKPNSALRKVARVRLTNGIEVTTYIPGIGHNLQEHSIVLIRGGRVKDLPGVRYHVVRGTLDSVGVAKRMQSRSKYGAKRPKAGAATPGKK; from the coding sequence GTGCCTACATTCCATCAGCTCGTGAAGCAGGGCCGCACGCCGACCCGTTACAAGACCGCATCGCCCGCTCTGCAGGGTTCGCCCCAGCGCCGTGGCGTTTGCACCCGCGTTTACACTCAGACCCCCAAGAAGCCGAACTCGGCTCTCCGCAAGGTGGCTCGTGTACGCCTCACCAACGGCATTGAAGTTACCACCTACATCCCAGGCATCGGCCATAACCTGCAGGAGCACTCGATTGTGCTCATCCGCGGTGGCCGTGTGAAGGATCTGCCGGGTGTGCGTTACCACGTTGTTCGCGGAACCCTGGATTCGGTTGGCGTTGCCAAGCGCATGCAGAGCCGCTCCAAGTACGGCGCGAAGCGTCCGAAGGCCGGCGCGGCAACCCCGGGCAAGAAGTAG
- a CDS encoding FecR domain-containing protein translates to MPRLNAILLSLAALCGSALSQSPLPTGPAVVSYVEGQASLEGHPLSHVAGSASLQPGQYVATGNGKVEIVLAPGVFLRVGDDSTVQMVAADATHTEVRLEQGRADVEAVGLPEGNNILIDMKNGQTHLLERGLYSFNDAASTVRVFEGKAESYPGADLTSDIKAIEIKGGHELALSAAPFKPRSFDKDKSEDALYLWGDRRSGLLTANYAGDSGYYPGYSSGYWGGYGYPYYGYGLYAPYGYGFYGYPYYAGGFFYGGGWGYRGGWGGWRGGGGIGRPGGWRR, encoded by the coding sequence ATGCCAAGGCTGAATGCTATTCTCCTCTCCCTGGCGGCCCTGTGCGGCTCCGCCCTCAGTCAGAGTCCCCTCCCCACCGGTCCCGCCGTCGTCTCGTATGTCGAAGGACAGGCCTCGCTCGAAGGTCATCCGCTCTCCCACGTCGCCGGCTCCGCCTCCCTGCAACCCGGACAGTACGTCGCCACCGGCAACGGTAAGGTCGAGATCGTGCTCGCTCCCGGCGTCTTCCTCCGAGTCGGAGACGACAGCACCGTCCAAATGGTCGCCGCCGACGCCACCCACACCGAAGTCCGTCTCGAGCAGGGCCGCGCTGATGTCGAAGCCGTCGGACTCCCCGAAGGGAACAACATCCTGATCGACATGAAGAACGGCCAGACGCACCTGCTTGAACGCGGCCTGTACAGCTTCAACGACGCTGCCTCCACGGTCCGGGTCTTCGAGGGCAAGGCCGAGTCCTATCCCGGCGCCGACCTCACCTCGGACATCAAAGCCATCGAGATCAAGGGTGGTCACGAGCTTGCCCTGTCCGCCGCGCCATTCAAGCCGCGCAGCTTCGACAAAGACAAGTCCGAAGACGCGCTCTACCTGTGGGGCGACCGCCGCTCCGGCCTCCTGACCGCGAACTACGCCGGCGACTCCGGCTACTACCCCGGTTATTCCAGCGGATACTGGGGCGGATACGGCTATCCCTACTACGGATATGGCCTCTATGCCCCTTACGGCTACGGCTTCTACGGATACCCCTATTACGCCGGAGGCTTCTTCTACGGAGGAGGCTGGGGCTATCGTGGCGGGTGGGGAGGCTGGCGTGGCGGCGGAGGCATCGGCCGGCCTGGCGGCTGGCGGCGCTAA